A genomic stretch from Phocoena phocoena chromosome 9, mPhoPho1.1, whole genome shotgun sequence includes:
- the LLCFC1 gene encoding sperm-egg fusion protein LLCFC1, whose product MTSLGSQLCRATFLASVLLLLLWVKGVKPQKGSPDLDERSQKEKTPSTDQDGEQFAEHFVASSVGELWQAVDMTQQEDEQTSEAVASRGCLLDLAFCFNLAGTMVFL is encoded by the exons ATGACTTCCCTGGGCTCCCAGCTCTGCAGGGCAACATTCCTGGCATccgtcctgctgctgctgctgtgggtCAAGGGGGTGAAGCCTCAGAAAGGGAGCCCAGACCTGGACGAGaggagtcagaaagagaaaacacccTCTACAG ACCAAGATGGAGAACAGTTTGCAGAGCACTTTGTGGCCTCCTCGGTGGGCGAGCTGTGGCAGGCAGTGGACATGACCCAGCAAGAGGACGAGCAGACGTCAGAGGCGGTGGCAAGCCGTGGCTGCCTGCTCGACCTCGCCTTCTGCTTTAACTTGGCCGGCACCATGGTTTTCCTGTGA